A DNA window from Flavisolibacter ginsenosidimutans contains the following coding sequences:
- a CDS encoding IS3 family transposase — protein sequence MQELCELFGKTRQAFYEGGWRKEKQSMEAALVLKQVALIRRELPKVGTRKLQYLLKDFFVQHHIKMGRDALFSLLMEEGLLVKKRKRKVSTTNSRHRFRKYPNLVRELELVRSEQVWVSDITYIALPKSFCYLSLITDAYSKKIVGYNLEDTLETEGCLKALAMALSTRSKTSKQGLIHHSDRGIQYCSTAYVQLLLASHVAISMTEKSDPYENAVAERINGILKEEFNLSRTFQNIHQANSVVGESITLYNSKRPHSSIGYLTPDKAHTENVGLTKHWKTYRKNAINGNKEG from the coding sequence CTGCAGGAGCTGTGCGAACTGTTTGGTAAAACACGGCAGGCATTTTACGAAGGCGGCTGGCGAAAAGAAAAACAGTCAATGGAGGCTGCGTTGGTGCTTAAGCAGGTGGCCTTGATTCGACGAGAGTTGCCGAAAGTTGGCACCCGCAAACTTCAGTACTTACTCAAAGACTTTTTTGTTCAGCATCACATCAAAATGGGCCGGGATGCGCTCTTTTCTCTTTTAATGGAAGAGGGCTTACTCGTCAAAAAACGAAAGCGAAAAGTAAGCACCACCAACTCCCGGCACCGCTTTCGAAAGTATCCGAACCTGGTGCGGGAACTGGAGCTGGTACGCTCAGAACAAGTTTGGGTGAGCGACATTACTTATATCGCCTTGCCGAAAAGTTTCTGTTATCTATCGCTGATTACGGATGCTTATTCCAAAAAGATCGTGGGTTATAATCTGGAAGACACACTGGAAACAGAAGGTTGTTTAAAAGCACTTGCGATGGCGCTGAGCACACGATCTAAAACATCAAAGCAAGGATTAATCCACCACTCTGACCGGGGCATCCAGTATTGCAGCACTGCGTATGTGCAGCTTCTTTTAGCGTCGCATGTCGCTATCTCGATGACGGAGAAAAGCGACCCCTATGAGAATGCAGTAGCCGAAAGGATCAACGGCATTTTAAAAGAGGAATTTAACTTGAGTAGAACCTTCCAAAATATCCACCAGGCAAATAGTGTCGTAGGGGAAAGCATCACACTTTACAACAGCAAACGACCACACAGTAGCATTGGCTATCTGACGCCAGACAAAGCACACACAGAAAACGTTGGCTTAACAAAACACTGGAAAACCTACCGGAAAAATGCAATCAATGGAAACAAAGAAGGGTAA
- a CDS encoding alpha-d-galacturonidase translates to MKTLFLYTTSFLLGFCFSPSLSAQEVPKKRITVLLPVNASKRILFGAEKLTTALKAIGYSVAQTTEVKKTGNAKPLLILSRRSDALAGKAASVFKIDTASKAGKEGFLLSAKNGVILISGTDNSGVLYGCLELADRIKTGGNLPSQLLFTDAPEMVLRGECIGLQKSTYLPGRNVYEYPYTPETFPWFYDKQLWLRVLDSMVENRMNSLYLWNGHPFASLVKLKDYPYAVEVDDATFKKNEEIFSFLTKEADKRGIWVIQMFYNIIVSKPFAEHNGLKTQDRNRHIIPIIADYTRKSIAAFVEKYPNVGLMCALGEAMEGVGQDDIDWFTKTIIPGVKDGLKALGKTEEPPIVLRAHDCDAPSVMHAALPLYKNLYTEAKYNGEALTTYTPHGPWAELHRQLASLGSVQIENVHILANLEPFRYGSPDFIQKCVEAMHNVHHGNGLHLYPQASYWDWPYTADKTSPRLLQIDRDWIWYKAWSRYAWKAGRNVENEKVYWTNLLSKRFGTSSNAAKNILEAYEQQGQIAPKLLRRFGITDGNRQTLTLGMFMTQLINPYRYGLFTLLYNSEGPEGEMLTEYAEKEWRGEKHVGETPVQVINDVKEHGRKAVEAIEKAAASVKKNGEEFNRLRNDMLIYDALANNYAEKAEAALRVLRYKYSADIKDLEKAQPHLEKSLLYFQKLVDLTKNTYLYANSMQTGQRKIPIGGNDGKNKTWEELLPFYQQELRNFKRNLDSLKSPNNAAVAKQKTVLKNADVTLQTKPEGFYSIATGKELFSDTATYIKDFAEELSSLNGLKLSTAKQITNGTTIRFSNKAPVKVLVGYFDSKDTRYLQPPQLETDASANDFGQAEAKLSNALVVSGMPPVNVHTFTFKAGNNTLNLPKGICLVLGFVADAQPFPARDAGLAPGGVKKELDWLFE, encoded by the coding sequence ATGAAGACCTTGTTTCTCTATACAACCTCCTTCCTTCTTGGTTTTTGTTTTAGCCCTTCGCTGAGTGCGCAAGAAGTCCCTAAAAAAAGGATTACCGTTCTACTGCCGGTCAACGCATCGAAAAGAATTTTGTTTGGCGCCGAAAAGTTAACGACAGCGTTGAAAGCGATTGGTTATAGCGTGGCACAAACAACGGAGGTGAAAAAAACCGGCAACGCAAAGCCGCTGCTTATTTTGAGCAGAAGAAGCGATGCTTTAGCGGGTAAGGCCGCATCTGTATTTAAAATTGATACGGCCAGCAAAGCCGGCAAAGAAGGCTTTTTGCTTTCTGCAAAAAACGGTGTGATCCTAATTTCCGGAACCGATAACTCCGGTGTTTTATACGGTTGTCTCGAACTGGCAGACAGAATAAAAACAGGCGGGAATCTACCCTCGCAACTTTTGTTTACCGATGCGCCGGAGATGGTGTTGCGCGGTGAATGCATCGGCTTGCAAAAGTCAACTTACTTGCCGGGAAGAAATGTTTACGAATATCCTTACACACCCGAAACTTTTCCCTGGTTTTACGACAAGCAACTTTGGCTTCGTGTGCTTGATTCTATGGTAGAAAACCGCATGAATTCTTTGTACCTCTGGAACGGCCACCCTTTCGCATCGCTGGTAAAACTGAAAGACTATCCTTACGCGGTAGAAGTGGACGATGCAACTTTCAAAAAGAACGAAGAAATTTTTTCCTTTCTAACAAAAGAAGCAGACAAGCGAGGTATTTGGGTGATACAAATGTTTTACAACATCATTGTGTCAAAACCCTTTGCCGAACACAATGGATTGAAGACGCAAGACCGCAACCGGCACATCATTCCGATTATAGCCGATTACACACGCAAATCCATTGCAGCATTTGTTGAGAAATATCCGAACGTGGGTTTGATGTGCGCACTCGGCGAAGCAATGGAAGGCGTGGGGCAGGACGACATTGACTGGTTTACAAAAACCATTATTCCCGGGGTGAAAGACGGGTTGAAAGCCTTGGGCAAAACCGAAGAGCCGCCCATTGTTTTGCGTGCGCACGACTGCGATGCGCCGAGTGTAATGCACGCGGCGCTGCCGCTTTATAAAAATTTATATACCGAAGCAAAATACAACGGCGAAGCGCTGACAACCTATACGCCGCATGGCCCCTGGGCCGAGCTGCACCGCCAGCTTGCAAGCCTTGGTTCGGTGCAAATTGAGAACGTACACATCCTCGCCAACCTTGAACCCTTTCGCTATGGCTCGCCCGATTTTATTCAGAAATGCGTAGAGGCAATGCACAACGTTCACCACGGAAACGGCCTGCATCTTTACCCGCAGGCTTCGTATTGGGACTGGCCTTACACGGCGGACAAAACATCACCGCGGCTTTTGCAAATTGACCGCGACTGGATTTGGTACAAAGCCTGGAGCCGCTATGCGTGGAAAGCCGGTCGAAACGTTGAAAACGAAAAAGTTTATTGGACCAATTTGCTTTCAAAAAGGTTCGGCACAAGCAGCAACGCAGCCAAAAATATTTTAGAAGCCTACGAGCAGCAGGGCCAGATTGCGCCCAAATTGTTGAGGCGCTTTGGCATCACCGACGGCAACCGGCAAACGCTGACGCTCGGCATGTTCATGACGCAACTGATCAATCCTTACCGCTACGGTTTGTTTACGCTGCTGTACAATTCAGAAGGCCCGGAAGGAGAGATGCTCACCGAATATGCGGAGAAGGAATGGAGAGGAGAGAAGCACGTTGGCGAAACGCCGGTCCAAGTAATTAACGATGTGAAAGAGCACGGACGAAAAGCGGTTGAGGCGATTGAGAAAGCAGCGGCATCCGTAAAAAAGAACGGCGAAGAATTTAACCGCTTGCGCAACGACATGCTGATCTACGATGCGCTTGCCAACAATTACGCGGAAAAAGCAGAAGCGGCTCTGCGTGTATTGCGCTATAAATATTCGGCCGATATAAAAGATTTGGAAAAAGCGCAACCGCATCTTGAAAAGAGCCTGTTGTATTTTCAAAAGCTCGTTGACCTGACAAAGAACACCTATCTCTACGCCAACAGCATGCAGACAGGCCAGCGCAAGATTCCTATTGGTGGCAACGACGGCAAAAACAAGACCTGGGAAGAGCTGCTTCCCTTTTATCAACAGGAGCTAAGGAATTTTAAACGCAATCTTGACTCGCTGAAATCGCCAAATAATGCCGCGGTTGCCAAACAAAAGACCGTTCTTAAAAACGCTGATGTGACGTTGCAAACAAAGCCGGAAGGTTTTTATTCTATCGCTACCGGCAAAGAGTTGTTCAGCGATACGGCTACCTACATTAAAGATTTTGCTGAAGAACTTTCGAGCCTGAACGGATTGAAACTTTCGACGGCAAAACAAATCACCAATGGAACAACGATCCGGTTTTCTAATAAAGCACCAGTGAAAGTTTTGGTGGGTTATTTTGATTCAAAAGACACACGCTACCTGCAACCGCCACAGCTTGAAACCGATGCCAGTGCCAACGACTTCGGCCAGGCCGAAGCAAAACTTAGCAACGCGTTAGTTGTTTCGGGAATGCCGCCGGTGAACGTTCACACCTTTACTTTTAAAGCTGGAAACAATACGCTGAACTTGCCAAAAGGCATTTGTCTTGTACTTGGTTTTGTGGCCGATGCGCAGCCTTTCCCGGCACGCGACGCGGGTCTTGCTCCCGGCGGTGTAAAAAAAGAACTTGATTGGTTGTTTGAATAA
- a CDS encoding recombinase family protein, translating to MSQKTIKSKQKVGVGFGKFAKGGTVKIASTENCVIYTRVSTKEQAEGNLSLGTQKKACEMYAIKNGYNILSCFGGTYESAASDERKEFKKLIEYCKKQKLSSLKIVVYSLDRFSRTGDNAIWLSRQLRDLGIQIVSVTQPIDTNNPAGVLQQNILFLFSQYDNDLRRQKTIAGMKEKLLQGVWPCGAPMGYDNITINGQKSIAINEKGRLLRKAFIWKANEGITMVEIIKRLENQGLKVSHQRMSEILENPFYCGMLSHSLLEGEMVEGKHEKLISKELFLKANQEKAKIPSGYKANMLNESLPLKLFIKCDNCKENLRGYIVKSKNLYYYKCDNGSTCSCNVSAKKLHSLFETIIDEVTLHEDYVDLYKLQLRKIYTTLNTEREEHLSQYKLKSKELEEKIERLEERFINEEIKADLYEKFSLKFRKEREEMDAYVNMTTFSTSNLEKYISRSADYLMELPSMWTSSDYKDKQKLQFSIFPKGFTIPRKLTNLEP from the coding sequence ATGTCCCAGAAAACTATCAAATCAAAACAGAAAGTAGGTGTGGGCTTTGGAAAATTTGCCAAAGGAGGCACCGTAAAAATAGCTTCCACTGAAAACTGCGTTATTTATACCAGGGTTTCTACCAAGGAGCAAGCCGAGGGAAACCTAAGCCTCGGTACTCAAAAGAAAGCGTGTGAGATGTATGCCATCAAAAATGGCTACAACATCCTTTCTTGCTTTGGAGGAACTTATGAATCCGCAGCCAGTGATGAACGTAAGGAATTTAAAAAGCTGATTGAATATTGCAAGAAGCAAAAACTCTCATCGCTCAAGATTGTTGTGTATAGTCTTGACCGTTTCAGCCGCACCGGAGACAACGCCATTTGGCTTTCCCGTCAGCTTCGGGATTTGGGCATTCAGATCGTTTCGGTAACGCAGCCCATTGACACCAACAATCCGGCAGGTGTACTGCAACAGAACATCCTTTTCCTGTTTAGCCAGTACGATAATGACCTTAGACGGCAAAAGACCATTGCCGGAATGAAGGAAAAGCTCTTGCAAGGCGTTTGGCCCTGTGGTGCGCCAATGGGTTATGATAACATCACCATCAACGGCCAGAAGTCTATTGCCATTAATGAGAAGGGCAGGCTGCTTCGCAAAGCCTTTATTTGGAAAGCCAACGAAGGCATAACAATGGTTGAGATCATTAAGCGATTAGAAAATCAAGGGTTGAAAGTGTCTCATCAAAGAATGAGTGAAATTTTGGAGAACCCATTCTATTGCGGCATGTTGTCGCATTCTTTATTGGAAGGTGAAATGGTGGAAGGCAAACACGAAAAACTCATTTCGAAAGAGCTTTTCCTAAAAGCCAACCAGGAAAAAGCAAAAATTCCAAGTGGCTACAAAGCCAATATGCTAAACGAAAGTCTTCCGCTCAAGCTTTTCATCAAGTGCGATAACTGTAAAGAAAACCTTCGGGGCTACATCGTAAAAAGCAAAAACCTTTACTACTACAAATGTGACAACGGAAGTACTTGTTCGTGCAACGTCAGCGCTAAAAAGCTACATAGCCTTTTCGAAACAATTATTGACGAGGTTACTCTTCACGAGGATTACGTTGACCTATACAAGCTCCAACTGCGCAAAATTTATACGACCCTGAATACCGAAAGAGAAGAACATCTAAGCCAGTACAAACTGAAGTCAAAGGAGTTGGAGGAAAAGATAGAACGCTTGGAAGAACGGTTTATTAACGAGGAAATAAAGGCCGATTTGTACGAGAAATTCTCGCTCAAGTTTCGCAAGGAGAGGGAAGAAATGGATGCTTATGTGAACATGACTACTTTTTCGACCTCGAACCTTGAAAAATACATCTCCCGTTCAGCGGATTATCTCATGGAACTCCCGTCCATGTGGACTTCCAGCGATTACAAGGACAAACAAAAACTCCAATTTTCTATTTTTCCTAAGGGATTTACTATTCCAAGAAAATTGACCAACCTCGAACCTTAA
- a CDS encoding glycoside hydrolase family 28 protein, whose product MIRLFFLVVCSLLLHTLSAQSYYNVINYGAKNDSSAKCTKAIAAAIDAASKKGGGTVYFPAGKYLTGPIHLKSNITIFIDAGAEISFSNDFDDYMPFVESRFEGEDVMSFSPLFYAYKAENISIIGRGKINGNGKKWWDAILNYKEGNPKTKWQTAAEAANKNMVQPDDLGQLKSWILRPPFIQPMYCKNVLIQGITIVNSPFWTVNPEFCENVTVDGVTINNPHSPNTDGINPESCKYVHIANCHISVGDDCITIKSGKDKPGRLKAAPAENYTITNCTMLAGHGGVVIGSEMSGDVRKITISNCVFDGTDRGIRIKTARGRGGVVEEVRVSNIIMKNIKQQAVVLDMQYAKTQPEPVSERTPRFRNIHMSNITAQTAQAIYINGIAEMPVEDITFNDIQFDAQTGAVIKEAKNIELHNVRITTQQGSSINAENVSDLTIDGVKTLKPIAGKPVIDLVNVQNVFLYNCNPVKGTETFLNVRGDKTKTILLKNNNFMYASKPLVKDSNVQEDIKVE is encoded by the coding sequence ATGATTCGATTATTTTTCCTTGTAGTTTGTAGTTTACTGCTGCACACTCTGTCTGCGCAATCGTATTACAATGTCATTAATTATGGCGCCAAGAACGACAGTTCGGCCAAGTGTACAAAAGCCATTGCAGCCGCCATTGACGCCGCATCCAAAAAAGGCGGCGGCACGGTTTATTTTCCCGCAGGAAAATATCTCACTGGTCCGATTCATTTAAAAAGCAACATCACCATTTTCATTGATGCCGGCGCGGAAATCAGTTTCAGTAACGATTTTGACGATTACATGCCTTTCGTAGAAAGCCGTTTTGAAGGCGAAGACGTAATGAGTTTTTCGCCGCTGTTTTATGCGTACAAGGCTGAAAATATTTCCATCATCGGTCGTGGGAAAATTAACGGTAACGGAAAAAAATGGTGGGACGCCATTCTGAATTACAAAGAAGGCAACCCAAAAACAAAATGGCAAACGGCTGCTGAAGCCGCAAACAAGAACATGGTTCAACCCGACGATCTTGGTCAATTAAAAAGTTGGATTTTGCGTCCGCCGTTTATTCAGCCCATGTATTGCAAAAACGTTTTGATACAAGGCATTACCATTGTGAACTCACCTTTCTGGACCGTTAATCCCGAGTTCTGCGAAAACGTAACGGTTGATGGTGTGACCATCAACAATCCGCATTCACCCAATACCGACGGCATTAATCCCGAGAGTTGCAAATACGTTCACATCGCTAACTGTCACATCAGCGTGGGCGATGATTGCATCACCATCAAATCGGGCAAAGACAAACCGGGAAGACTGAAAGCCGCACCGGCAGAGAATTACACCATCACCAATTGCACCATGCTGGCCGGTCACGGTGGCGTAGTAATTGGCAGCGAAATGAGCGGCGACGTAAGAAAGATCACAATTTCCAACTGTGTCTTTGACGGAACGGACAGAGGCATTCGAATTAAAACCGCAAGAGGTCGAGGCGGTGTGGTGGAAGAAGTGCGTGTGAGCAACATCATCATGAAGAACATCAAGCAACAGGCCGTGGTGCTGGACATGCAATACGCCAAAACGCAACCGGAGCCAGTATCCGAACGAACACCGCGATTCCGCAACATTCATATGAGCAATATCACGGCACAAACGGCGCAAGCCATTTACATTAATGGTATTGCTGAAATGCCGGTGGAAGATATAACGTTCAACGATATTCAGTTTGATGCGCAAACAGGAGCTGTAATTAAAGAAGCAAAGAACATTGAACTACACAACGTTCGCATTACTACGCAGCAAGGTTCATCTATCAATGCCGAAAACGTGAGTGATTTAACGATTGATGGCGTAAAGACACTGAAGCCAATTGCGGGAAAGCCGGTGATTGATTTGGTAAACGTGCAAAATGTGTTTCTCTACAACTGCAACCCGGTAAAAGGAACCGAAACATTTTTGAACGTGCGTGGCGACAAGACAAAAACTATTTTACTGAAGAACAACAATTTCATGTACGCAAGCAAACCTTTGGTGAAAGACAGCAATGTGCAAGAGGATATCAAAGTTGAATAG
- a CDS encoding glycoside hydrolase family 95 protein, with protein MLKRTFIVIFFLTQLGSAFSQELKLWYNNPAAKWTDALPIGNGRLGAMLFGGVEQDRIQFNEETLWTGEPRDYNRKGAYKYLPQIRQLLFDGKQKEAEALAEAQFMGTKSSEGKRDEWVKKVRTLNTQNNPSLAAFDDSKWSMLQVPAYDGWESVGLEGLDGAVWFRTSFDLPKAWQGKGLVLDLNRIRDVDYTYINGKLVGHTESTDPRKYVIPKEALVKGKNVIAIQVLNFFDKGGLAGYKDTSKYIGIYPEGEERSKLSLNKQWKYFVQDDNPPAVPQYQASYQPFGDLWLKVDAQNATDYRRELDLNNALAKTSYTSNGVNYTRVYFASQPDQTIAVHLTASKPGSISFEASLSSPHKNFTVKKIDAKTIALSVQVRNGALHGDSYLQVKTTAGTLTVNGDKLVIKNADDATLYLTAATNYKNYKDVSGNSVALCTSAMQGLKNKNYNQIKAAHIAEYQKYFNTFFLNFGHSANEALPTDSRIEKFASTGDPSLVALYAQYGRYLLISSSRPGTRPANLQGIWNDLLTPPWGSKYTTNINVEMNYWPAESLNLSPTHQPLFGMIDELSKTGSETASDYYNAPGWVLHHNTDLWRGTAPINASNHGIWVSGGSWLSTHLWEHYLFTGDKDFLRNRAYPVMKEAARFFNNYLVKDPKTGWLISGPSNSPEHGGLVMGPTMDHEIIRSLFKAVIQAGAILQTDKALRDSLSQKLSQIAPYQIGKYGQLQEWLQDVDDTADKHRHVSHLWAVYPGTEINWDTPELMKAARQSLIYRGDAATGWSLGWKLNLWARFKEGNHAYKLLQMLLTPAEKGGAGSFHNLFDAHPPFQIDGNFGGAAGIGEMLVQSHTKYIDLLPALPDALANGDVKGICARGGFVLNFSWKNGSLQTLSVLSLAGNNCLLRYKGKTISFKTEKGKTYNVNSDLVVMK; from the coding sequence ATGCTTAAAAGAACCTTCATTGTAATATTTTTTCTAACGCAACTTGGTTCTGCGTTTTCGCAAGAACTTAAACTTTGGTACAACAACCCCGCTGCAAAATGGACGGACGCATTGCCCATCGGCAACGGTCGTTTGGGTGCCATGCTTTTTGGCGGTGTAGAACAAGACCGGATTCAGTTTAACGAAGAAACGTTATGGACCGGCGAACCGCGTGATTACAACCGCAAAGGCGCTTACAAATATTTGCCGCAGATTCGCCAACTGCTTTTTGATGGCAAGCAAAAGGAAGCCGAAGCTTTGGCTGAAGCGCAGTTCATGGGAACCAAAAGCAGTGAGGGAAAACGCGATGAATGGGTGAAAAAAGTGCGAACCTTAAACACGCAAAACAATCCTTCGTTAGCTGCATTCGACGACAGCAAATGGAGTATGCTGCAAGTTCCGGCTTACGACGGTTGGGAGTCGGTGGGGTTGGAAGGATTGGACGGCGCCGTGTGGTTCAGAACAAGCTTTGATTTGCCGAAGGCATGGCAAGGAAAGGGGTTGGTGCTCGATTTAAACCGCATTCGCGATGTGGATTATACTTACATCAACGGCAAACTCGTTGGTCACACCGAAAGCACCGACCCGCGCAAATATGTAATTCCGAAAGAAGCGTTGGTGAAAGGAAAAAACGTGATTGCCATTCAGGTGCTGAACTTTTTTGACAAGGGTGGTTTGGCCGGTTACAAAGACACGTCGAAGTACATTGGCATTTATCCAGAAGGCGAGGAGAGAAGCAAACTTTCGCTCAACAAGCAATGGAAATATTTTGTTCAGGACGACAATCCACCCGCTGTGCCCCAGTATCAAGCCAGCTATCAACCATTTGGTGATTTGTGGTTGAAAGTTGATGCACAAAATGCAACGGACTACCGACGTGAATTGGATCTTAACAATGCCCTTGCAAAAACATCTTATACCAGCAATGGTGTTAACTACACGAGGGTATATTTTGCTTCTCAACCGGATCAAACTATCGCTGTTCATTTAACGGCGTCCAAACCCGGGAGCATTAGTTTTGAAGCAAGCCTCAGCAGCCCGCACAAGAATTTTACCGTAAAGAAAATTGATGCGAAAACGATTGCTCTTTCTGTTCAGGTACGAAACGGCGCATTGCACGGCGATAGTTATTTGCAGGTAAAAACAACCGCCGGAACGCTAACCGTTAATGGTGATAAACTCGTTATCAAAAATGCCGATGATGCTACCTTGTATCTAACGGCTGCAACCAACTACAAAAATTACAAAGATGTTTCCGGTAATTCCGTTGCGCTTTGCACAAGTGCCATGCAAGGGTTGAAGAACAAAAATTATAATCAAATTAAAGCAGCGCACATCGCCGAATACCAAAAATATTTCAACACCTTTTTTCTCAACTTTGGTCACAGTGCAAATGAAGCTTTGCCAACCGATAGCCGCATCGAAAAGTTTGCGTCAACAGGCGATCCTTCTCTCGTTGCCTTGTACGCACAATACGGACGCTATCTTTTGATTTCAAGTTCACGTCCGGGTACACGTCCCGCCAACCTGCAAGGTATCTGGAACGATTTGCTCACGCCGCCCTGGGGCAGCAAGTACACCACCAACATCAACGTGGAAATGAATTACTGGCCGGCGGAAAGTCTCAATCTTTCGCCGACGCACCAGCCATTGTTCGGAATGATTGATGAACTTTCGAAAACCGGCAGCGAAACCGCAAGCGACTATTACAACGCACCGGGTTGGGTGCTCCATCACAACACCGATTTATGGCGCGGCACGGCGCCCATCAACGCGTCCAATCACGGTATTTGGGTAAGCGGCGGCAGTTGGTTAAGCACGCATTTGTGGGAGCATTATTTATTCACCGGCGACAAAGACTTTTTACGCAACAGAGCTTATCCGGTGATGAAAGAAGCAGCCCGTTTCTTCAACAATTATTTGGTGAAAGATCCAAAAACCGGTTGGTTAATCAGCGGCCCTTCCAATTCGCCGGAACATGGTGGTTTGGTGATGGGGCCAACGATGGATCACGAGATCATTCGTTCGCTTTTTAAAGCGGTGATACAAGCGGGTGCAATTTTGCAAACCGACAAAGCCCTTCGCGACAGCCTTAGCCAAAAGCTTTCGCAGATTGCGCCTTACCAAATTGGCAAATACGGACAATTACAGGAATGGCTGCAGGACGTTGATGATACGGCTGACAAGCACCGACATGTTTCGCATTTATGGGCCGTTTATCCCGGTACCGAAATCAATTGGGACACGCCTGAATTGATGAAAGCCGCACGGCAATCGCTCATCTATCGCGGCGATGCGGCAACGGGTTGGAGCCTTGGTTGGAAGTTGAATTTATGGGCACGTTTTAAAGAAGGCAATCACGCCTACAAACTTTTGCAGATGTTGTTGACGCCTGCTGAAAAAGGCGGTGCGGGTTCCTTTCACAATTTGTTTGATGCGCATCCACCTTTTCAAATTGACGGCAATTTTGGCGGCGCGGCGGGCATTGGCGAAATGCTGGTGCAGAGCCACACAAAGTACATTGATCTATTGCCAGCTTTGCCCGATGCGTTGGCGAACGGTGACGTAAAAGGCATTTGCGCAAGAGGCGGTTTTGTGCTGAATTTTTCGTGGAAGAATGGAAGCTTGCAAACTTTAAGCGTACTGTCATTGGCAGGCAACAACTGTTTGCTTCGTTACAAAGGCAAAACAATTTCTTTCAAAACCGAAAAAGGAAAAACCTACAACGTAAACAGCGACTTGGTGGTGATGAAATGA
- a CDS encoding MGH1-like glycoside hydrolase domain-containing protein produces MNKQKGYTTFFFLLAFFSTAFVGHAQKKNLSLNTGKLAHYVNYFNAVDSEYVKNYVPNDKALDWLSQNIPLFECPDTTIEKIYYYRWWTIRKHLKETPDGFVFTEFITPVNHAGKYNTVSSALGHHIYELRWLHNQTYLNDYVNFWLNVDPKTPKPHLHAFSSWLQYAIYKRYLVNLDKDFLRKNVAPLAADYRQWEAEKRLPSGLFWQYDVRDAMEESISGGRKEMNRRPTINSYMYGNAWALSKMGDLLSIDSLKTKYAQKAAELKKLVQDSLWDAKESFFKVLHPTGKLDDAREELGYIPWYFNLPDDKATYATQWNQLLDTTGFKAKWGITTAERRHPLFRTHGTGHGCEWDGAVWPFATTQTLKGLSNLLNNYSNRAKMNASVFYDELHKYAWSHQKRGLPYLGEYQDEKNGEWLKGDNPRSSYYNHSCFADLIISDLIGLKPREDNLLAISPLVPQSKWNWFSLSKVLYHGKMIDIRWDKDGKKYGKGAGFFVYADGKELYHGKALQRVTVKML; encoded by the coding sequence ATGAATAAACAAAAAGGTTATACAACGTTTTTTTTCTTGCTTGCCTTTTTCTCGACGGCTTTTGTTGGCCATGCGCAGAAAAAAAATCTTTCGCTGAATACCGGTAAATTGGCGCACTACGTCAACTATTTCAATGCGGTGGATTCGGAGTATGTAAAAAATTACGTTCCCAACGACAAAGCCCTCGATTGGCTTTCGCAAAACATTCCGCTGTTTGAATGCCCCGATACAACGATTGAAAAAATCTATTATTACCGGTGGTGGACGATACGCAAGCATTTAAAAGAAACGCCGGATGGTTTTGTTTTTACCGAATTCATTACGCCGGTCAATCACGCCGGCAAATACAACACGGTGAGCAGTGCGCTGGGTCATCACATTTATGAACTGCGTTGGCTGCACAATCAAACCTACTTGAATGACTACGTGAATTTCTGGTTGAACGTTGATCCCAAAACGCCGAAGCCGCACCTCCACGCTTTCAGCAGTTGGTTGCAATACGCGATATACAAGCGTTATCTCGTTAATCTCGACAAAGATTTTCTACGCAAAAACGTTGCGCCCCTTGCTGCCGATTACAGGCAATGGGAAGCCGAGAAGCGCTTGCCTTCTGGTTTGTTTTGGCAATACGATGTGCGTGATGCGATGGAAGAATCCATCAGCGGCGGAAGAAAGGAAATGAACCGGCGGCCCACCATCAACAGTTACATGTACGGCAACGCCTGGGCGCTTTCAAAAATGGGTGACCTTCTATCCATTGACAGCTTAAAAACAAAGTATGCGCAGAAAGCGGCAGAACTCAAAAAGCTGGTGCAGGACAGTTTGTGGGACGCAAAAGAAAGCTTCTTTAAAGTGCTTCACCCGACAGGAAAGTTGGATGATGCCCGGGAAGAATTGGGATACATCCCCTGGTATTTTAATCTACCTGACGACAAAGCGACATATGCAACGCAATGGAACCAGTTGCTTGATACAACAGGGTTCAAAGCAAAGTGGGGCATCACAACAGCTGAAAGACGTCATCCACTTTTTCGCACACACGGTACCGGTCATGGTTGTGAATGGGACGGTGCCGTTTGGCCTTTTGCTACCACGCAAACCTTGAAAGGTTTGTCGAACCTGCTGAACAATTACAGCAACCGGGCAAAGATGAATGCTTCTGTTTTCTATGACGAGTTGCACAAATATGCCTGGTCGCATCAGAAAAGAGGCTTGCCATATTTGGGCGAATACCAGGACGAGAAAAACGGCGAGTGGTTGAAGGGTGACAACCCGCGCAGCAGCTATTACAATCATTCCTGTTTTGCCGATTTAATCATCAGTGATTTGATTGGCTTAAAACCGAGAGAAGACAACTTGCTGGCGATTTCGCCGTTGGTGCCGCAAAGCAAATGGAATTGGTTTTCGCTGAGCAAGGTTTTGTATCACGGGAAGATGATAGACATCCGTTGGGATAAAGACGGAAAAAAGTACGGCAAGGGCGCTGGCTTTTTTGTGTATGCGGATGGAAAGGAATTGTACCATGGAAAGGCGTTGCAGCGCGTCACGGTGAAAATGTTGTAA